From Pseudanabaena sp. PCC 6802, one genomic window encodes:
- a CDS encoding DUF7003 family protein produces the protein MPTFFVRDILNLVDTSFKYDYQLSNHNYDVASARLTAFNSDAGWVIFLEKLVSWPASMGIMLLTDACGTILDGFDGTFSPLISVDFGNYEIDDDGGMIPPEQIDVCIRNIEFQVKGSDVPLLANKEFDYNLLLHLLPNYRQDMLHTDAEFQCYIKGASKQKIIQLDNWFHDGNWNLKPSDTEVYQLICEVIATGNPKVYKPTKSPNTDSWKNFLKF, from the coding sequence ATGCCTACCTTTTTTGTGAGAGATATTCTCAATTTGGTTGATACTTCATTTAAGTACGATTATCAACTAAGTAATCATAATTATGATGTTGCGTCTGCTCGACTAACTGCCTTCAATAGTGATGCTGGCTGGGTAATATTTCTTGAGAAACTAGTGAGTTGGCCTGCATCTATGGGAATTATGCTTTTAACCGATGCATGTGGAACAATTTTAGACGGATTTGATGGAACGTTTAGCCCCTTAATTAGTGTTGATTTTGGTAACTATGAAATTGACGATGATGGAGGGATGATTCCCCCTGAGCAAATTGATGTCTGTATCCGAAATATTGAGTTCCAAGTTAAAGGCTCTGATGTTCCCCTGTTGGCTAATAAGGAATTCGATTACAATTTGCTGCTTCATCTCCTGCCTAACTATCGTCAAGATATGCTGCACACTGATGCGGAGTTTCAGTGCTATATCAAGGGTGCTTCCAAGCAAAAAATTATCCAACTTGATAATTGGTTCCACGACGGTAATTGGAATCTCAAACCAAGCGATACAGAGGTTTATCAATTAATTTGTGAGGTAATAGCTACTGGTAATCCAAAAGTTTATAAGCCTACTAAATCCCCCAACACTGACTCTTGGAAAAATTTTCTGAAATTTTAA
- a CDS encoding chromate transporter, which translates to MSQDTEDLQPLTEPLAKRERLLELASVFGKLGIIAFGGPAAHIAMMDDEVVKRRQWMDREKLLDLLGITSLIPGPNSTELAIHIGLERAGWQGLLVAGICFILPAMLMVWALAIIYAQYRSLPEVGWLLYGVKPAIAAIVLQALWKLGRSAIKNIQTLCAGLVVAIFSFWGSNEILLLLIASLAVMLISRWRVVKSTGHNSLLFLPISANFASSVATIATSASIATSAIAPPTWIAVFFFFLKIGLVLYGSGYVLLAFLQQELVERSHWLTAQQLLDAIAIGQITPGPVFTTATFVGYLLAGHLGAIAGTIGIFLPAFVLVALVKPWATKLRRSPWASGFLDGANVASLGLMAVVTWQLGRAALVDGMTVGIVIASCIALFRFQVNSVWLVVGGGLIGLLSQLVR; encoded by the coding sequence ATGAGTCAGGATACTGAAGATCTGCAACCCCTAACCGAACCTTTGGCAAAGAGAGAGCGATTGCTAGAGCTAGCATCAGTCTTTGGCAAGCTGGGCATTATTGCCTTCGGCGGCCCAGCCGCTCATATTGCCATGATGGATGATGAGGTGGTCAAACGGCGACAGTGGATGGATCGAGAGAAGTTATTGGATTTACTGGGAATTACAAGTTTGATTCCTGGACCGAATTCCACGGAATTAGCAATTCATATCGGACTGGAAAGAGCGGGATGGCAGGGGTTACTCGTAGCTGGCATCTGTTTTATTTTACCTGCGATGCTCATGGTATGGGCGCTAGCAATAATTTACGCACAATATCGCTCTTTACCTGAAGTTGGTTGGCTGTTATATGGCGTGAAACCCGCGATCGCCGCGATCGTATTGCAAGCGTTATGGAAATTGGGCAGGTCGGCCATCAAAAATATACAAACACTTTGTGCGGGGCTGGTAGTTGCCATTTTCTCCTTTTGGGGTAGCAATGAGATTCTCTTACTATTAATTGCTAGTCTGGCAGTCATGCTAATTAGCCGTTGGCGAGTTGTGAAGTCAACAGGGCATAATTCTCTTCTATTCCTACCCATTTCAGCAAATTTCGCTTCTAGTGTAGCCACCATAGCTACCTCAGCGTCAATTGCGACATCAGCAATCGCACCACCAACCTGGATAGCAGTTTTCTTCTTCTTTCTCAAAATCGGGCTGGTTTTGTATGGTAGCGGTTATGTATTGCTGGCATTCTTACAGCAGGAATTAGTAGAACGTTCCCATTGGCTCACTGCCCAGCAGTTACTCGATGCGATCGCGATCGGTCAAATTACGCCTGGCCCAGTATTTACAACCGCCACCTTTGTCGGCTATTTGCTGGCAGGTCACCTGGGCGCGATCGCTGGCACAATAGGCATATTCCTCCCTGCGTTTGTCCTGGTTGCTCTCGTCAAACCTTGGGCAACAAAACTACGGCGATCGCCCTGGGCATCTGGCTTTCTGGATGGCGCGAACGTTGCTTCGTTAGGACTGATGGCAGTCGTGACCTGGCAGTTAGGCCGTGCGGCCTTAGTTGATGGGATGACGGTGGGCATAGTGATCGCTAGCTGCATAGCATTATTTCGTTTTCAGGTCAATTCCGTCTGGTTGGTCGTAGGAGGCGGGCTAATTGGCTTGCTATCCCAACTAGTCAGGTAG
- a CDS encoding homogentisate phytyltransferase — MISLLSLMLPIATKLNALWQFSRPHTVIGTTLSAIALFAIAFSQDGMNFANFPDRFPELIWAIVACLGGNVYIVGLNQLEDIEIDKINKPHLPLASGAFSIQEARIIVAITGIGAVAIATWQGVFLALTVIVSLLIGTAYSLPPIRLKRFPFWASLCIFVVRGVVINLGLFLHFDRVLNQRSDMYPNIPNEIWLLTIFVLIFTYVIAIFKDMPDTEGDAKFNIATLCINWGQKTVFNLSRQILIWLYLGTVLASSSSLITNINIPILAISHMSLAAVMWWQSLQVDLSDRAAISTFYQFIWKLFYLEYLIFPLAYILRFSSSST; from the coding sequence ATGATTAGTCTGTTGTCATTGATGCTCCCGATTGCGACAAAACTAAACGCTCTGTGGCAATTCAGCCGTCCGCATACGGTTATTGGCACTACCTTGAGCGCGATCGCTTTATTTGCGATCGCCTTCAGCCAAGATGGGATGAACTTCGCCAATTTCCCCGATCGCTTCCCAGAATTAATATGGGCTATAGTCGCCTGTTTGGGCGGCAATGTTTATATCGTGGGGCTGAATCAACTGGAAGATATTGAAATTGACAAAATCAATAAACCGCATTTGCCACTTGCATCTGGTGCATTCAGTATTCAAGAAGCCAGGATTATAGTAGCAATAACGGGAATAGGGGCAGTGGCGATCGCGACTTGGCAAGGTGTATTTTTAGCTTTGACTGTAATCGTCAGCCTGCTAATTGGCACGGCTTATTCATTACCTCCTATTCGTCTCAAGAGATTTCCATTCTGGGCATCGCTTTGTATATTTGTGGTGCGAGGTGTCGTAATTAATTTGGGATTATTTCTACACTTCGATCGGGTATTAAATCAGCGCTCGGATATGTACCCCAATATTCCCAATGAGATCTGGTTGCTCACTATATTTGTTTTGATATTTACCTATGTAATTGCCATTTTTAAAGACATGCCCGACACCGAAGGCGATGCCAAATTTAATATCGCAACGCTATGCATTAACTGGGGGCAAAAAACAGTTTTTAATCTTTCCAGGCAAATTTTAATATGGCTTTATTTAGGTACTGTCCTGGCTAGCTCGTCCAGTTTAATTACTAATATTAATATCCCCATACTTGCGATTAGTCATATGAGTTTAGCCGCAGTCATGTGGTGGCAAAGTTTGCAAGTAGATTTAAGCGATCGCGCCGCCATCTCTACTTTTTATCAATTCATTTGGAAGCTCTTTTATCTGGAATATTTAATATTTCCGCTGGCATATATATTGCGATTCTCGTCTTCCTCTACCTGA
- a CDS encoding type II toxin-antitoxin system VapC family toxin: MTGLRFLLDTNILSEPLRPHPNPNVMAMLAEHDTEIATATVVYHEMLFGRDLLPESKKRRALELYLQREIEAKLPVLPYDLLAAQWHASERARLVKLGKTPSFADGQIAAISQANDLILVTNNKVDFESFLDLQLENWFA; encoded by the coding sequence GTGACTGGGTTGCGATTTCTACTCGATACAAATATTCTATCGGAGCCGCTACGCCCTCACCCCAATCCTAATGTGATGGCAATGCTGGCGGAGCACGATACAGAAATTGCTACAGCTACGGTTGTTTACCATGAAATGCTATTTGGACGCGATCTTTTACCAGAATCAAAAAAACGCCGTGCGCTTGAGCTATACCTGCAAAGAGAGATAGAAGCAAAACTACCTGTTCTACCCTACGATCTGCTAGCGGCTCAATGGCATGCTTCGGAACGAGCCAGGTTAGTTAAGCTAGGTAAAACCCCCTCTTTTGCTGATGGACAAATTGCCGCGATCTCACAGGCTAACGATCTGATTTTAGTTACGAATAATAAAGTGGATTTTGAAAGCTTCCTAGATCTTCAACTTGAAAACTGGTTTGCCTAA
- a CDS encoding type II toxin-antitoxin system Phd/YefM family antitoxin produces MTKPLDRYSIAQVRDRLTRIVHDVEKGQSVEITRRGKPVAVILSVDEYERVISGKIGFGKSLEKFRQDMKIEELGINPDEIFGNLRDRSPGREVTL; encoded by the coding sequence ATGACTAAGCCATTAGATCGATATTCCATCGCTCAGGTTCGCGATCGCCTCACTAGAATCGTGCACGATGTCGAGAAAGGGCAATCTGTAGAAATAACACGACGAGGTAAGCCTGTAGCAGTAATCTTGTCAGTTGATGAATACGAGAGAGTCATTTCAGGAAAGATTGGGTTCGGCAAGTCTCTAGAGAAATTTCGCCAGGACATGAAGATTGAGGAACTGGGAATAAATCCTGATGAAATTTTTGGTAACCTGCGCGATCGCTCTCCTGGACGAGAGGTGACCCTGTGA
- the mnmA gene encoding tRNA 2-thiouridine(34) synthase MnmA, whose translation MAEKVVVGLSGGVDSSVAAALLHRQGYDVTGLTLWLMRGKGQCCSEGMVDAARICEQLGIPHEIVDSRDVFEQNIINYLVTGYAAGSTPLPCSRCNKAVKFGPMLQYAQDTLGIAKIATGHYARVSYDPESGRHQLRRAVDRAKDQSYFLYEVPQEELGRCLFPLGDRTKVETRQIAAEFGLATADKPESQDLCLVESHGSMRDFLDKYLAPRKGNIVDTQGKVLGEHDGTHHYTIGQRKGLGVAAAHPLYVVAIDPGKNEVIVGDLDAAQDKECTISQINWVSMAPTSNPIRAAVQIRYRTPPAIATIVPIDNGNRARIMFDEPQFSITPGQAAVWYADDLVLAGGLIDP comes from the coding sequence ATGGCGGAAAAGGTAGTGGTTGGTTTGTCCGGTGGCGTGGATAGTTCTGTGGCAGCAGCTTTGCTCCATCGGCAGGGCTATGATGTTACTGGTTTGACGCTGTGGTTGATGCGCGGCAAGGGACAGTGCTGCTCCGAAGGTATGGTTGATGCCGCCCGTATTTGCGAACAGTTAGGCATCCCCCACGAGATTGTCGATAGCCGCGATGTCTTCGAGCAAAATATTATTAACTATCTCGTGACGGGCTATGCGGCTGGCAGTACGCCTTTACCCTGTTCTCGCTGCAACAAAGCCGTCAAGTTTGGGCCCATGCTGCAATATGCCCAGGACACTTTAGGCATTGCCAAAATTGCTACGGGACACTACGCTCGCGTTAGTTACGATCCCGAATCGGGACGGCATCAGTTAAGGCGGGCAGTCGATCGCGCCAAAGATCAATCCTATTTCCTCTACGAAGTACCTCAGGAAGAGCTAGGTCGTTGCCTATTTCCCCTCGGCGATCGCACCAAAGTCGAAACGCGCCAGATCGCGGCGGAATTCGGGCTGGCTACAGCCGATAAACCGGAAAGCCAGGATCTTTGCCTGGTGGAGTCCCACGGCTCCATGCGCGATTTCCTCGATAAATATCTCGCGCCCCGCAAAGGCAATATTGTCGATACGCAGGGCAAGGTTTTAGGCGAGCATGATGGCACGCACCACTACACGATCGGTCAGCGTAAGGGATTGGGCGTGGCTGCGGCACATCCGCTCTACGTAGTGGCGATCGACCCTGGCAAGAATGAGGTGATTGTGGGCGATCTCGATGCGGCGCAGGATAAGGAATGCACTATTTCTCAAATCAATTGGGTATCGATGGCACCAACCAGCAACCCCATCCGCGCTGCCGTGCAAATTCGCTATCGCACTCCACCTGCGATCGCCACAATTGTGCCTATAGATAATGGCAATCGCGCTCGGATTATGTTTGACGAGCCACAATTCAGCATTACGCCAGGGCAAGCTGCTGTTTGGTATGCTGACGATTTAGTCCTGGCTGGAGGTTTAATCGACCCTTAA
- a CDS encoding type II toxin-antitoxin system PemK/MazF family toxin translates to MHRGDIWLVRLDPTVGAEIGKTRPVVIVSDDRIGILPLKVVVPITEWQMRYADRDWMVQLKPSPENGLSKRSAADAFQVSSVSTERFVSKLGRLSEEAMKAVTLALALVIALDSKLL, encoded by the coding sequence ATGCATAGGGGAGATATCTGGCTAGTGAGACTCGATCCCACCGTGGGAGCTGAGATTGGTAAAACTCGTCCTGTGGTTATTGTGAGCGACGATCGAATTGGAATTTTGCCTCTCAAAGTGGTTGTTCCAATTACAGAATGGCAAATGCGATATGCAGATAGGGATTGGATGGTGCAGTTAAAGCCTAGCCCTGAGAATGGTTTGAGCAAGCGATCGGCTGCCGATGCATTTCAGGTCAGCTCGGTTTCTACGGAAAGGTTTGTGTCAAAGCTGGGTAGACTCTCTGAGGAAGCTATGAAAGCTGTTACTTTAGCCTTAGCGTTAGTAATAGCTCTAGACTCCAAACTATTGTGA
- a CDS encoding C40 family peptidase, whose protein sequence is MTIAFIKTCPLIKFLLNLMFYRSIATINIYDSLDLDKLATQMSANRYLKIIGDGQVQLLEDGYMGYVRSRDFPNLEAIEPESYAPPKSLTPAQIRERMPSVINYIQTAMQQPNEYLWGGTVPPNYDCSGLMQAAFVSAGIWIPRDAYQQEAFVNVTGSAIALDALAPGDLIFFGSTEKATHVGMYLGEGKYVHSSGRDRGRNGIGIDPLAGGNRVADWYKAQIRGAGRVTTCFQPKLITSVE, encoded by the coding sequence ATGACTATAGCATTTATCAAAACTTGTCCTTTAATCAAATTTCTGTTAAATCTCATGTTCTACCGCAGCATTGCCACCATTAATATCTACGATTCGTTAGATCTAGACAAACTTGCTACGCAAATGTCAGCTAATCGATACTTGAAAATTATAGGTGATGGACAAGTGCAACTTCTGGAAGATGGCTATATGGGATATGTGCGATCGCGGGATTTCCCAAACTTAGAAGCTATAGAACCAGAAAGTTATGCTCCTCCCAAATCCCTAACCCCTGCACAAATTAGAGAACGCATGCCCAGCGTTATTAATTACATCCAAACAGCCATGCAGCAACCAAACGAGTACCTGTGGGGCGGTACTGTCCCACCCAATTATGACTGTTCGGGATTGATGCAAGCTGCTTTTGTGTCTGCGGGTATATGGATTCCTCGCGACGCATATCAGCAGGAGGCATTTGTGAATGTAACGGGCAGCGCGATCGCGCTCGACGCGCTCGCACCTGGCGATCTCATCTTCTTTGGCAGCACTGAGAAAGCCACGCATGTTGGCATGTATTTAGGTGAAGGAAAGTACGTTCACAGTTCTGGTCGAGATCGCGGTCGCAACGGCATCGGCATCGATCCACTGGCAGGAGGAAATCGCGTTGCAGATTGGTACAAAGCGCAAATACGCGGTGCAGGGCGCGTAACAACATGCTTTCAGCCTAAATTAATAACTTCGGTGGAATGA
- the sixA gene encoding phosphohistidine phosphatase SixA, translated as MPLSLYLIRHGIAQERSDRIADRERCLTDEGRKKTRQVAKKLFDLGLRLDLIQTSPLIRAKQTADIFESSGFDCPIEISYDLAPEGSFDLWLQWFLEWRKLGKTSLGLVGHEPDLSSWAEFLMWGQVQGALVLKKAGAIGLSVPDVEHPVGNSLMFFLIPPKLLI; from the coding sequence ATGCCATTGAGTTTATACTTAATCCGTCATGGAATTGCCCAGGAACGCAGCGATCGCATTGCAGATCGAGAGCGCTGCTTAACTGATGAAGGTCGTAAAAAAACTCGACAGGTCGCCAAAAAACTGTTCGATCTGGGCTTAAGGCTCGATCTGATCCAAACCAGCCCGCTGATTAGGGCAAAACAAACAGCAGATATATTTGAAAGCAGCGGTTTTGACTGCCCAATTGAGATATCCTACGATCTAGCGCCAGAAGGTAGCTTCGATCTGTGGCTCCAGTGGTTTTTGGAATGGCGAAAACTAGGGAAAACTTCTTTAGGTCTGGTTGGGCACGAGCCGGACTTGAGCAGTTGGGCTGAGTTTTTGATGTGGGGTCAGGTGCAGGGCGCATTGGTTCTGAAGAAGGCGGGCGCGATCGGCTTATCTGTTCCAGATGTAGAGCACCCAGTGGGAAATAGCTTGATGTTCTTTCTCATTCCACCGAAGTTATTAATTTAG
- a CDS encoding translation initiation factor: MSKNKIVYREFGAPEPEEDADSSTADLPPQQQNIRVQASRKGRGGKTVTVVSGFQTKPETLAALGKQLKNHCGAGGTVKGNEIEIQGDCSQKILQFLLKLGYKAKISGG; this comes from the coding sequence ATGAGTAAAAATAAGATTGTCTATCGAGAGTTTGGTGCGCCTGAACCAGAAGAGGATGCCGACTCCTCAACCGCAGACTTGCCGCCGCAGCAACAAAATATACGCGTGCAAGCGTCGCGCAAAGGTAGGGGTGGCAAAACCGTAACTGTAGTCTCAGGTTTTCAAACTAAGCCCGAAACGCTGGCCGCCTTAGGCAAGCAACTTAAAAACCACTGCGGTGCGGGTGGGACAGTTAAAGGTAACGAAATTGAAATTCAGGGCGATTGCAGTCAAAAAATTTTGCAATTTCTGCTCAAACTAGGCTACAAAGCCAAAATTAGCGGAGGCTAG
- a CDS encoding NAD(P)H-dependent glycerol-3-phosphate dehydrogenase: MDRVIKVTVIGGGAWGTALSKLAAANGHNVTLWSRQSSQTLAEAVSDRDAIVSAVSMKGVAATAAQMQGLDVKPNAILVSATKGLDPIASQTPSQIWQKALPHNPIVVLSGPNLSAEIMAGLPAATVVASTVPEAAQLVQTVFASRNFRIYTNSDPIGVELGGTLKNVIAIAVGVCDGLQLGANAKAALITRSLTEIIRVGLYFGAQPETFWGLSGLGDLLATCNSNLSRNYRVGYGLAQGKTLDRVLSEIEGTAEGVNTANVLIELANREGITVPVSRYVYRLLHAEITPQQAVEGLMERELKPELQAWISSDE, from the coding sequence TTGGATCGGGTAATTAAAGTAACTGTAATTGGCGGCGGAGCATGGGGCACGGCCCTATCAAAGCTAGCAGCGGCAAACGGCCATAACGTGACGTTGTGGTCGCGCCAAAGTTCGCAAACACTGGCAGAGGCAGTTAGCGATCGCGACGCGATCGTATCCGCTGTTTCGATGAAGGGAGTAGCCGCGACCGCCGCGCAAATGCAGGGTCTGGACGTAAAACCCAATGCCATTTTAGTGAGCGCGACCAAAGGACTGGACCCGATCGCCAGCCAGACCCCATCGCAAATATGGCAGAAAGCTTTACCCCATAATCCTATCGTGGTTCTATCCGGCCCTAACTTGTCGGCTGAGATTATGGCGGGACTGCCCGCGGCCACGGTGGTTGCCAGTACCGTACCCGAGGCAGCGCAGCTAGTACAAACAGTATTTGCCTCTCGCAATTTCCGCATCTATACCAACTCCGATCCCATAGGCGTAGAGCTAGGCGGAACTTTGAAAAACGTCATTGCGATCGCGGTGGGGGTATGCGACGGCCTCCAATTGGGTGCCAATGCGAAGGCGGCATTAATTACGCGATCGCTGACGGAAATCATCCGTGTCGGCCTTTATTTTGGCGCTCAACCCGAAACATTTTGGGGCTTGTCCGGTTTGGGAGATTTACTCGCTACCTGCAATAGCAACCTCAGCCGCAACTACCGCGTTGGCTACGGTCTGGCTCAGGGTAAAACCCTGGATCGGGTGCTATCAGAAATTGAGGGTACAGCGGAAGGCGTAAATACTGCCAACGTTCTGATCGAGCTAGCCAACCGCGAAGGCATTACCGTACCCGTTTCGCGTTATGTCTATCGTCTCTTACACGCAGAAATCACTCCTCAACAGGCGGTTGAGGGTTTGATGGAGCGAGAACTCAAGCCGGAACTGCAAGCATGGATATCAAGTGATGAGTAA
- a CDS encoding FAD-dependent oxidoreductase encodes MSANSEGEQSGLSADDRRAKRPRLYISKLGKVALLAFFLVAGFNLATRVAAIVGYAEPFLSTNGDRTSNNLPAINPNFNDRGETWECEVIVVGGSLGGVAAAYHAMQAGATTCLIELTPMLGGQVSSQGVSAIDESELMRKDQIFSASWNYFKQSISQQSSLPTKSIFLNSGYKSVAETNSCWVGDLCFAPTAGAAAAKQLLQEAMERSPNSRWVTETAFKGVEFDPSGKQIVSVYAVKRKARDRNYIPQGRLSQELASWYAWESDDVFEKFPIRLQAPPGKRAIVIDATDTGELVGWANIPHRLGSESFATTGEPHARADNPDCTQAFTYPFVLAIGDDGGVSRRRLSQIKSGYPKAEHRQDFNFGNYPMMEGRSFFNYRRIISTTRNNPNWDAPVLGDMTIVNWNPGNDWGVMNPPSIMKSSEILASGQDKDWLGGLNVKALSHGEDRAFLFSEWLMEQTSVPLKHLSGQDTPMPTQSGLSIYPYIREGRRILGRPAYGQSQFFLREQDIRIDLAGGRDFSASAVGITHYAVDMHGCSYRDRKLSGEASSAATSEHSVRPIAIPLESLIPQKVDNLLIGGKSIAVSHIVNGATRVHVGEWVAGSAAGTTAAWLIKQQNNAIMPYEIVAKGLMPKLQEYMRSQGITFNL; translated from the coding sequence ATGAGTGCTAATAGTGAAGGTGAGCAGTCTGGGTTGTCTGCTGACGATCGCCGAGCTAAGCGCCCGCGTTTGTATATATCTAAACTTGGTAAAGTAGCTCTTCTGGCTTTTTTCCTGGTAGCCGGGTTTAATCTCGCCACCAGAGTGGCTGCAATCGTTGGTTATGCAGAGCCGTTCTTATCGACTAACGGCGATCGCACCTCTAATAATTTGCCTGCTATTAATCCAAATTTTAACGATCGGGGTGAGACGTGGGAATGCGAGGTAATCGTGGTTGGGGGGTCATTGGGGGGAGTTGCTGCTGCCTATCATGCCATGCAGGCTGGCGCTACAACTTGTTTAATCGAGCTTACTCCCATGCTAGGCGGACAGGTTAGCTCGCAGGGGGTATCCGCGATCGACGAGTCAGAACTCATGCGTAAAGACCAGATATTTTCTGCTAGCTGGAATTATTTTAAGCAGTCGATCTCCCAACAATCTTCACTGCCGACAAAGTCAATTTTCCTAAACTCGGGATATAAGTCGGTCGCAGAAACGAATAGTTGTTGGGTGGGGGATCTTTGCTTTGCTCCTACAGCGGGTGCCGCCGCTGCCAAACAATTATTGCAAGAAGCTATGGAGCGATCGCCAAACAGCCGTTGGGTGACAGAGACCGCTTTTAAGGGCGTGGAATTCGATCCTAGCGGCAAGCAGATCGTTTCGGTCTACGCGGTAAAACGAAAAGCACGCGATCGCAACTATATCCCTCAAGGCAGGCTATCCCAGGAGCTTGCTTCCTGGTATGCCTGGGAAAGCGATGATGTATTTGAGAAGTTTCCCATACGCTTGCAAGCCCCGCCTGGTAAGCGCGCGATCGTAATCGACGCAACAGACACTGGCGAGCTAGTGGGATGGGCAAATATTCCCCACCGCCTTGGTTCAGAGAGTTTCGCTACTACGGGCGAACCCCATGCACGCGCTGATAACCCTGACTGTACCCAAGCTTTTACATACCCATTTGTCCTGGCGATCGGTGACGATGGAGGAGTATCCCGCCGGCGTTTATCGCAGATTAAGTCGGGATATCCCAAAGCAGAACATCGCCAGGACTTTAATTTTGGTAATTATCCCATGATGGAAGGGCGCAGTTTTTTCAACTATCGCCGCATCATCAGTACCACTCGCAATAATCCCAATTGGGATGCACCAGTTCTCGGTGACATGACCATTGTCAACTGGAATCCTGGTAATGATTGGGGTGTGATGAATCCTCCCTCGATCATGAAAAGTTCTGAAATCCTAGCTTCAGGGCAGGATAAGGATTGGTTGGGTGGTTTAAACGTAAAAGCTCTCAGTCATGGAGAAGATCGAGCGTTCTTATTCTCGGAATGGTTGATGGAACAAACTAGCGTACCGCTCAAGCATCTCTCCGGGCAGGATACCCCCATGCCCACGCAGTCGGGTCTAAGCATATATCCATACATCAGAGAAGGTAGGCGTATCCTGGGACGACCCGCCTACGGTCAGTCGCAGTTCTTTCTCCGCGAACAGGATATTCGCATCGATCTTGCCGGTGGAAGGGATTTTAGTGCCTCTGCAGTTGGCATCACTCACTATGCTGTAGATATGCACGGCTGTAGCTATCGCGATCGCAAACTGTCGGGAGAAGCTAGCTCTGCTGCCACTTCAGAACACTCAGTACGACCGATTGCGATTCCGTTGGAGAGCCTGATTCCCCAGAAAGTCGATAATCTATTGATCGGTGGCAAATCGATTGCGGTCAGCCATATCGTCAATGGTGCGACGAGGGTACATGTAGGAGAATGGGTCGCTGGCTCAGCCGCAGGTACAACCGCTGCATGGCTGATTAAGCAGCAAAATAATGCCATAATGCCCTATGAGATTGTTGCCAAGGGTCTGATGCCCAAATTGCAGGAGTACATGCGATCGCAAGGCATCACGTTTAATTTGTAG